Proteins encoded by one window of Mycoplasma capricolum subsp. capricolum ATCC 27343:
- the mip gene encoding Ig-specific serine endopeptidase MIP — MTRLNKLLILISSLSLSLPLTLLVGCSPANKKIISKSIDDKEFFELINSIKSEDDLLKYADIKFKNSRGSYISKADVIPTQLEKNQIEIIFKDKYKNQIGSEIVNVITNRSNGFASINDATIYAEFKNSKTGKTKSINFKVTGLNKKNTVDASGHSIVHSDLDYFGGEAGYALYTQKSQKERFEFDNKKYISSLERQVGNDFPIDLKAYRNLDTKQENKDKFDKLAKENNFDTYYNAALKGFTLPVYDDKGEVSGLQINDAPEVNKGPSSVDSLGRDPFKTNGLARTIPNETYKTAAIQTFQVTFNWWKDYSEEIEQAQEYIELFNSWTEDQVKNYVGTQLRQLELNFKDDTREIEKQLRETPKDREGIINTLNKQKTEIEAKYKEDFEKFNKLDKNGLIAWQKKEIEEYQSKKNQTTLRASESGTMWIMDYLEEGNGNPTKFYFGTNSHVAKAIKDNLVSFSLTRLNSDISVGQTFNLNGFDRNFTRFVFEKNDDGTKLNDGVSTIFHATDFIKGDANPLSFLEQTQKEKYKDAGIFADFAVIEIDFKKLLNNSNYKFSIWNESNEVSNKYDKDTNKIVSLITNNYFISDKKIQFESESLLDDDKYKKFDRKLDFNPKINKEVEEYKNLDSLYIVGYPIAVEDYYLDKYEDYKQLQSREYDYSLWVNSESKYYKNLVKKEGTPPSFKEYETDKGNFFSYQIGYRSFIDKPGLTDAFLAVHRIGKKLYTLNDNGKTKKYFNYGLEILPRFYAPSGGASGSSVRTKDNKLIAVFHAANNSAKTGLAAVFRSYGKDYNKLFGKYNLGQYDLIYGGGKDQIDGKSYREVMKKKYPNKKSALLKEGFDKIPTEFEFRNNKNNV; from the coding sequence ATGACAAGATTAAATAAATTATTAATACTAATATCTTCTTTAAGTTTATCTTTACCTTTAACTTTGTTAGTTGGTTGTAGTCCAGCTAATAAAAAGATAATTAGTAAGTCTATTGATGATAAAGAGTTTTTTGAACTAATTAATTCGATTAAATCTGAAGATGATCTTTTAAAATATGCAGATATTAAGTTTAAAAATTCTAGAGGTTCTTATATTAGTAAGGCTGATGTGATACCTACACAGTTAGAAAAAAATCAAATAGAAATAATATTTAAGGATAAATATAAAAATCAAATTGGGTCAGAGATTGTAAATGTAATTACTAATAGATCTAATGGATTTGCATCTATAAATGATGCAACAATTTATGCTGAATTTAAAAATAGTAAAACAGGTAAAACTAAATCTATAAATTTTAAGGTTACTGGTCTAAATAAAAAAAATACAGTAGATGCTTCTGGTCATAGTATCGTTCATAGTGATCTTGATTATTTTGGTGGAGAAGCTGGATATGCTTTATATACTCAAAAAAGTCAAAAAGAAAGATTTGAATTTGATAATAAAAAATATATTAGTTCATTAGAACGTCAAGTTGGAAATGATTTTCCTATTGATTTAAAAGCATATAGAAATTTAGATACCAAGCAAGAAAATAAAGATAAATTTGATAAATTAGCTAAAGAAAATAATTTTGATACTTATTATAATGCTGCATTAAAAGGATTTACTTTACCAGTTTATGATGATAAAGGTGAAGTCTCAGGTTTACAAATTAATGATGCTCCTGAAGTAAATAAAGGACCTTCTTCAGTTGATTCTTTAGGAAGAGATCCATTTAAAACTAATGGATTAGCTAGAACTATACCAAATGAAACATACAAAACTGCTGCTATTCAAACTTTTCAAGTAACTTTTAATTGGTGAAAAGATTATAGTGAGGAAATAGAACAAGCTCAAGAATATATCGAATTGTTTAATTCTTGAACTGAAGATCAAGTTAAAAATTATGTTGGTACACAATTGCGTCAATTAGAACTAAATTTTAAAGATGACACTAGAGAAATAGAAAAACAATTAAGAGAAACACCTAAGGATAGAGAAGGTATAATAAATACTCTTAACAAACAAAAAACTGAAATAGAAGCTAAGTATAAAGAAGATTTTGAAAAATTTAATAAATTGGATAAGAACGGTTTAATAGCTTGACAAAAAAAGGAAATAGAAGAATACCAAAGTAAAAAAAATCAAACAACACTTAGAGCATCTGAATCTGGGACGATGTGAATAATGGATTATCTTGAAGAAGGTAATGGTAACCCAACTAAGTTTTACTTTGGAACAAATTCACACGTTGCTAAAGCTATAAAAGATAATTTAGTTTCATTTTCTTTAACAAGACTTAATTCAGATATAAGTGTTGGTCAAACATTTAATTTAAATGGTTTTGATAGAAACTTTACTAGATTTGTTTTTGAAAAGAATGATGATGGAACTAAATTAAATGATGGGGTTTCAACTATTTTTCATGCTACTGATTTTATAAAAGGTGATGCAAATCCGCTTAGCTTTTTAGAACAAACTCAAAAAGAAAAATATAAGGATGCTGGAATATTTGCAGATTTTGCTGTTATTGAAATAGATTTTAAAAAGCTTTTAAACAATTCAAATTATAAATTTTCAATCTGAAACGAATCAAATGAAGTGTCTAATAAGTATGATAAAGACACAAATAAAATAGTTAGTTTAATAACTAACAATTATTTTATAAGTGATAAAAAAATTCAATTTGAATCTGAATCATTGTTAGATGATGATAAATATAAAAAATTTGATAGAAAACTAGATTTTAATCCAAAAATAAACAAAGAAGTAGAAGAATATAAAAATCTAGATAGTCTTTATATTGTAGGTTATCCAATAGCAGTTGAAGATTATTATTTAGATAAATATGAAGATTATAAACAATTACAAAGTAGAGAATATGATTATTCTTTATGAGTAAACAGCGAATCTAAATACTATAAAAATCTAGTTAAAAAAGAAGGAACCCCACCTTCATTTAAAGAATATGAAACAGATAAAGGTAATTTCTTTTCATATCAAATAGGATATAGATCATTTATAGACAAACCTGGATTAACTGATGCATTTTTAGCAGTTCATAGAATCGGTAAGAAATTATATACTTTAAATGATAATGGTAAAACTAAAAAATATTTTAACTATGGATTAGAAATATTACCAAGATTTTATGCTCCATCTGGAGGAGCTTCTGGATCTAGTGTAAGAACAAAAGATAATAAATTAATTGCAGTATTTCATGCAGCAAATAATTCAGCAAAAACTGGATTAGCGGCTGTATTTAGATCTTATGGTAAAGATTATAATAAGTTATTTGGTAAATATAATTTAGGTCAATATGATTTAATTTACGGTGGTGGAAAAGATCAAATTGATGGTAAGTCATATAGAGAAGTTATGAAGAAAAAATATCCAAATAAAAAAAGTGCTCTATTAAAAGAAGGTTTTGATAAAATACCTACTGAATTTGAATTTAGAAATAATAAAAATAACGTATAA
- a CDS encoding putative immunoglobulin-blocking virulence protein, giving the protein MHILKKKKNKILTMALVASLATSLSFGSVIYYSFADANISFDTSSNGITDAELAPINNATNDAIISNRDNKLKPSTEKIIRETDKNIEKLVIPTVKKDEKIDAAKPETKPEIIRPNSGSKPRSSRFSTKIYINGVEVEAEIEGSPAFHVHSEDVTRKIANPTRPYQNHTVDKILSIKVTDELRNSVINDSLTGSSGGYDSGAALFNNSLFNVYDQELSKTTDLNKSLESLEAVANQNSEVYKNTLERYKRLLDSPNVVNFLKPGAKEKYEQLKSQFKTNTQRYIWLIANLDKTKFTKIASTSEKYLKEGLTISPRSAFINEKGEIDSNGWGPPAEYNTVTSRLQKDNSTYRVFDYDQYYNRSSDSIESGNYPGWTKKDVTSNYTSTYGFEEGKGITISELTRDKHTNAKDKINSGLVLEIDVSQDYAYGKTKELIKKFKEKNQKITSYRIKNMGEVNSSQNFIDILSELPDEIPQLELFFSDKATNTASLIALENKKIKDLSLYTNGNSLRRSWSYNPLALRNTTWINTIDYNVSAEYSKHAKITTRITFNTLAFDEKDFQDGKYDRINDGLRMVYYARNNEPFFQGGFGPGLSPDKSLGDNSYPTGLDFSRVTKIRSLKGLIFEDQYNSSNRSRKITELTLYNNSSAFDISAEELNQANLHHLSTGEGNPEKPKIYFSNGNETTSIKITGTTKLTDSGRENLNKYFEYSESLKNGSKQVQVEPGASELEKQLREWGFNVTVTNGRSFT; this is encoded by the coding sequence GTGCATATTTTAAAAAAGAAGAAAAACAAAATTTTAACAATGGCATTAGTAGCTAGTTTAGCTACTTCTCTTTCTTTTGGTTCAGTAATTTATTATTCATTTGCAGACGCTAATATTTCTTTTGATACTTCTTCAAATGGAATAACAGATGCTGAATTAGCCCCAATTAATAATGCAACAAATGATGCAATAATTTCAAATCGAGATAATAAATTAAAGCCAAGTACTGAAAAAATTATTAGAGAAACTGATAAAAATATTGAAAAATTAGTTATTCCTACAGTTAAAAAAGACGAAAAAATAGATGCTGCAAAACCAGAAACAAAACCAGAGATTATAAGACCAAATAGTGGATCTAAACCTAGATCTAGTAGATTTTCAACAAAAATTTATATAAATGGTGTTGAAGTTGAAGCAGAAATTGAAGGTTCTCCAGCTTTTCATGTTCACAGTGAAGATGTAACTAGAAAAATTGCAAATCCTACCAGACCTTATCAAAATCACACAGTTGATAAAATACTTAGCATTAAAGTAACTGATGAATTGAGAAATAGTGTTATAAATGATTCATTAACAGGTTCAAGTGGAGGTTATGACAGTGGTGCTGCATTATTTAATAACAGCTTATTTAATGTATATGATCAAGAGTTATCAAAAACAACTGATTTAAATAAAAGTTTAGAAAGTCTTGAAGCTGTTGCTAATCAAAATTCTGAAGTTTATAAGAACACTTTAGAACGATATAAAAGATTATTAGACTCACCAAATGTTGTAAATTTCTTAAAACCTGGAGCTAAAGAAAAATATGAACAATTAAAATCTCAGTTTAAAACTAATACACAAAGATACATTTGATTAATTGCTAATTTAGATAAAACTAAATTCACAAAAATAGCTTCAACTTCTGAAAAATATCTAAAAGAAGGATTAACAATTTCACCAAGAAGTGCTTTCATTAATGAAAAAGGTGAAATTGATTCAAATGGTTGAGGACCACCAGCTGAATACAATACTGTAACTTCAAGATTACAAAAAGATAATTCTACATATAGAGTTTTTGATTATGACCAATATTATAATAGATCTTCTGATTCTATTGAAAGTGGAAATTATCCTGGATGAACTAAAAAAGATGTAACTAGTAATTATACATCTACATATGGTTTTGAAGAAGGAAAGGGAATCACAATTAGTGAATTAACAAGAGATAAACATACTAATGCTAAGGATAAAATTAATTCTGGTTTAGTTTTAGAAATTGATGTTTCTCAAGATTATGCATATGGTAAAACTAAAGAATTGATTAAAAAGTTTAAAGAAAAAAATCAAAAAATTACCTCATATCGAATTAAAAATATGGGTGAAGTTAATTCATCTCAAAACTTTATAGATATTCTTTCTGAACTTCCTGATGAAATTCCGCAATTAGAATTATTCTTTTCAGATAAAGCAACAAATACAGCTAGTCTAATTGCTTTAGAAAATAAAAAAATTAAAGATTTATCACTATATACAAATGGTAATTCTTTAAGAAGATCATGATCATATAATCCATTAGCTTTAAGAAATACTACTTGAATAAATACAATTGATTATAATGTGAGTGCTGAATATTCTAAACATGCAAAAATTACAACTAGAATTACTTTTAACACATTAGCATTTGATGAAAAAGATTTTCAAGATGGTAAATATGACCGAATTAATGATGGTTTAAGAATGGTTTATTATGCTAGAAACAATGAACCATTTTTCCAAGGAGGATTTGGTCCTGGACTTAGTCCTGATAAATCACTAGGTGATAATAGTTATCCAACTGGTTTAGATTTTTCAAGAGTAACTAAAATTAGATCATTAAAGGGATTAATATTTGAAGATCAATATAATTCGTCTAATAGATCAAGAAAAATTACTGAATTAACTTTATATAATAATAGTTCAGCATTTGATATATCAGCTGAAGAATTAAATCAAGCTAATTTACATCATTTATCAACTGGTGAAGGAAATCCTGAAAAACCAAAAATTTATTTTAGTAATGGTAATGAAACAACAAGTATAAAAATAACTGGAACAACTAAACTAACAGATTCAGGAAGAGAAAACTTAAACAAATATTTTGAATATAGTGAAAGTTTAAAAAATGGAAGTAAACAAGTTCAAGTTGAACCAGGTGCTAGTGAATTAGAAAAACAATTAAGAGAATGAGGATTTAATGTAACTGTAACAAATGGTAGATCATTTACATAA
- the mip gene encoding Ig-specific serine endopeptidase MIP, translating to MKSLNKLLVLLSSSTLALPLTLLVACTSTNKKIISKPIDDTEFLKVVGSINSENDLLKYADIKFKDSRGSYISKGDVVPNQLEKNQVEIKFKDKYENQITAAVVNVIVDRTNGFATLNDATLYVEFKNSKTNKAKSINFKVTGLNKNNTINASGHKVGNDLDYFGGESGYISYTQMNQKSRFEFDNKKYISSLERQVGNGSSIDLKAYRGLETSKNNIEKFDKQAKENNFDTYYNAALKGFTLPVYDDKGDVIGLQINDAPEVNKGPSSVDSLGRDPFKTNGLARTIPNQTYKTAAIQTFQVSFTGWKDYAAEIEEAEDNIKLFESWNETQIQNYIDIQLKQLKLNFEDESQQIDKQIATTDKESTTILKNLQDQKDKLKVEYENNQDKISKLGKEGLVKWQEDQIKEYQRKKEEKQFQTSEAGTMWIMDYLTENSSKSPTKFYFGTNSHVAKAIKDNLVSFSLTRLNSDISVGQTFSLNGFDRNFTKFVFTPKNDKKITDAVTTIFHATDFIKEESNPLKFLEQSQMNKYKEAGIFADFAVIEVDFEKLLKDSDYTHTIWSESKDITISYEKNHDQLISKITNDYVSDNSKKIQFVSESLLDGNNYKKYDRKLDFNQKNPTELDDYKKLESLYIVGYPTANEDYYLDKYEDENQLRTKRYDFSLWVNSESKYYNKLANKEGYTSSFKDYELEKGNFLSYQIGYRSFIEKPGLTDAFLAAHRVGKKLYTLNNENKSRKYFNYGLEILPRFYAPAGGASGSSVRTKDNKLLAIYHASNSVAKTGLAATFRSNGYNYQGLFGKYNLGQYDLIYGGGKDQEIGRSYREVMLKKYSDKTSALFKNGFKDENVPEEFKFNVNAK from the coding sequence ATGAAGAGTTTAAACAAATTATTAGTATTATTATCTTCATCAACTTTAGCTTTGCCATTAACATTATTAGTTGCTTGTACTTCAACAAATAAAAAGATAATATCAAAACCAATTGATGATACTGAGTTTTTAAAAGTTGTTGGTTCTATAAATTCTGAAAATGATCTTTTAAAATATGCAGATATTAAGTTTAAAGATTCTAGAGGTTCTTATATTAGTAAAGGTGATGTAGTTCCTAATCAATTAGAAAAAAATCAAGTAGAAATAAAATTTAAAGACAAATATGAAAATCAGATTACAGCAGCAGTTGTAAATGTAATTGTTGATAGAACTAATGGCTTTGCTACTTTAAATGATGCAACACTTTATGTTGAATTTAAAAATAGTAAGACTAATAAAGCTAAATCTATAAACTTTAAAGTCACTGGTTTAAACAAAAATAATACCATTAATGCTTCTGGTCATAAAGTTGGTAATGATCTTGATTATTTTGGTGGTGAATCTGGTTATATTTCATATACACAAATGAATCAAAAAAGTAGATTTGAATTTGATAATAAAAAATATATTAGTTCATTAGAACGTCAAGTTGGAAATGGTTCATCTATTGATTTAAAAGCATATAGAGGATTAGAAACAAGTAAAAATAATATTGAAAAATTTGATAAACAAGCTAAAGAAAATAATTTTGATACTTATTATAACGCTGCTTTAAAAGGATTTACTTTACCAGTTTATGATGATAAAGGAGATGTAATAGGTTTACAAATTAATGATGCTCCTGAAGTAAATAAAGGTCCTTCATCAGTTGATTCTTTAGGAAGAGACCCATTTAAAACTAATGGATTAGCTAGAACTATACCAAATCAAACATATAAGACAGCTGCTATTCAAACATTTCAAGTAAGTTTTACAGGTTGAAAAGATTATGCTGCTGAAATTGAAGAAGCTGAAGATAACATTAAATTATTTGAATCATGAAATGAGACTCAAATTCAAAATTATATTGACATACAATTAAAACAACTAAAGTTAAATTTTGAAGATGAATCTCAGCAAATAGATAAACAAATAGCAACAACAGATAAAGAAAGTACAACTATATTAAAAAATCTTCAAGATCAAAAAGATAAATTGAAAGTAGAATATGAAAATAATCAAGACAAAATATCTAAATTAGGAAAAGAAGGTCTAGTTAAATGACAAGAAGATCAAATTAAGGAATATCAAAGAAAAAAAGAAGAAAAACAATTCCAAACTTCTGAAGCTGGAACTATGTGAATAATGGATTACTTAACTGAAAATAGTAGTAAAAGCCCAACAAAATTTTATTTTGGAACAAATTCACATGTTGCTAAAGCTATAAAAGATAATTTAGTTTCATTTTCTTTAACAAGACTTAATTCAGATATAAGTGTTGGTCAAACATTTAGTTTAAATGGTTTTGATAGAAACTTTACTAAATTTGTATTTACTCCAAAGAATGATAAAAAAATAACTGATGCTGTTACAACTATTTTTCATGCCACTGATTTTATAAAAGAAGAAAGTAATCCTTTAAAATTTTTAGAGCAATCTCAAATGAATAAATACAAAGAAGCTGGAATATTTGCTGATTTTGCTGTTATTGAAGTTGATTTTGAAAAATTATTAAAAGATAGTGATTACACTCATACAATTTGAAGTGAATCTAAAGATATTACAATTAGTTATGAAAAAAATCACGATCAGTTAATTTCTAAGATTACTAATGATTATGTGAGTGATAATTCTAAAAAAATTCAATTTGTTTCTGAATCTTTATTAGATGGTAATAACTATAAAAAGTATGATAGAAAACTAGATTTTAATCAAAAAAATCCAACTGAATTAGATGATTATAAGAAATTAGAAAGTCTATATATAGTGGGTTATCCAACAGCAAATGAAGACTATTATTTAGATAAGTATGAAGATGAAAATCAATTAAGAACTAAAAGATATGACTTTTCATTATGAGTAAATAGTGAGTCTAAATACTATAACAAATTAGCTAATAAAGAGGGTTACACTAGTTCATTTAAAGATTATGAATTAGAAAAAGGAAATTTTTTATCATATCAAATAGGGTATAGATCTTTTATAGAAAAACCTGGATTAACTGATGCCTTTTTAGCAGCACACAGAGTTGGTAAGAAGTTATATACACTAAATAATGAAAATAAATCTAGAAAATACTTCAATTATGGATTAGAAATACTACCAAGATTTTATGCGCCAGCTGGTGGAGCTTCTGGATCTAGTGTTAGAACAAAAGATAATAAATTACTAGCTATATATCATGCATCTAACAGTGTTGCAAAAACTGGATTAGCAGCTACATTTAGATCTAATGGATATAATTATCAAGGATTGTTTGGTAAATATAACTTAGGTCAATATGATTTAATTTATGGTGGTGGAAAAGACCAAGAAATTGGTAGATCATATAGAGAAGTAATGTTAAAAAAATATTCAGATAAAACTAGTGCATTATTCAAAAATGGATTTAAAGATGAAAATGTTCCAGAAGAATTTAAGTTCAATGTTAATGCCAAATAA
- a CDS encoding putative immunoglobulin-blocking virulence protein → MHILKKKKSKILTMALVASLATSLSFGSVIYYSFSDANISFDTSSNGITDAELAPINNATNDAIISNRDNKLKPSPEKIIREIEKNIEEKLVIPPAKKEEKVEAAKPELKPVTRKPETNITSPKPVKTKRKITISGVEVEAEIEGPPSFVVHEIDKTRRISNPTRPYQNHTVNKILSVTVTKELKEKVAKDALTGGGGYDEGAGLFNNNFFNVFDNQLAYSKNLNDTLRDLEAVAQQNSAGFQNNLERYKKLLDSNNVVKFLKEKAQQEYPKLKSQFQTKTQEYIWLIANLDQSKFTKIASNSEKYLEKGLTISPRSAFINEAGEIDSNGWGPPDEYNTVTSRLQKDNSEYRVFDYDQYYNRSSDSIENGTYPGWTKEDVSESYSNKYNFKPGEGIRISRLTRKNPTTAQGKINSGLVLELDVSNDIAYKKSKELIEKLKENKEKITSYRIKNMGEKSSDQSFKDILAALPKDILQLELFFSDKATNTASLIALEDKNIKDLSLYTSGNSLKKSWSYNPLALRNTTWINTIDYNVSGEYSKYAKITTRITFNTLAFDEIDFKDGSYDRINDGLRMVYYARNNEPFFQGGHGPGLDPDKKLGQNSYPTGLDFSRVTGIKSLKGLKFNDEVDTSNESRKITELTLFNNQNYFEISAAELNEANLEHLSTGEGNPEKPKIHFSNGSQTTSIRISGTTQLTDEGRKNLDKYFEYNETLRNSGKQIQVPTGSEKLRKQLEDWGYRVSTSSDRAYT, encoded by the coding sequence GTGCATATTTTAAAAAAGAAGAAAAGTAAAATTTTAACAATGGCATTAGTAGCTAGTTTAGCTACTTCTCTTTCTTTTGGTTCAGTAATTTATTATTCATTTTCAGATGCTAATATTTCTTTTGATACATCTTCAAACGGAATAACAGATGCTGAATTAGCTCCTATTAATAATGCAACCAATGATGCAATAATTTCAAATCGAGATAATAAATTAAAGCCAAGTCCTGAAAAAATTATTAGAGAAATTGAAAAAAATATCGAAGAAAAATTAGTAATTCCACCTGCTAAAAAGGAAGAAAAAGTTGAAGCTGCTAAACCAGAACTAAAACCAGTGACTAGAAAGCCAGAAACTAATATAACTTCACCAAAACCTGTTAAAACTAAGAGAAAAATTACTATTAGCGGAGTTGAAGTTGAAGCAGAAATTGAAGGGCCTCCTAGCTTTGTTGTCCATGAAATAGATAAAACTAGAAGAATATCAAATCCAACAAGGCCTTATCAAAATCATACAGTTAATAAAATACTTAGCGTTACAGTAACTAAAGAACTGAAAGAAAAAGTTGCAAAAGACGCTCTAACTGGCGGTGGTGGTTATGATGAAGGAGCTGGATTATTTAATAATAATTTCTTTAATGTTTTTGATAATCAATTAGCTTATTCAAAAAACTTAAATGATACTTTAAGAGATCTTGAAGCAGTAGCTCAACAAAATTCAGCAGGATTTCAAAATAACTTAGAGCGTTATAAAAAATTATTAGATTCAAATAATGTTGTAAAATTTTTAAAAGAAAAAGCTCAACAAGAATATCCAAAACTAAAATCTCAATTTCAAACTAAAACCCAAGAATATATATGATTAATTGCTAATTTGGATCAATCTAAGTTTACAAAAATAGCTTCAAACTCAGAAAAATATTTAGAAAAAGGTCTAACAATTTCACCAAGAAGTGCATTTATTAATGAAGCAGGTGAAATTGATTCAAATGGTTGAGGACCACCTGATGAATATAATACTGTAACATCAAGATTGCAAAAAGATAACTCAGAATACAGAGTATTTGATTATGATCAATATTATAATAGATCTTCAGATTCAATTGAAAATGGTACTTATCCAGGATGAACAAAAGAAGATGTAAGCGAGTCTTACAGTAACAAATATAATTTCAAACCAGGTGAAGGAATCAGAATTAGTAGATTAACTAGAAAAAACCCAACAACTGCTCAAGGTAAAATTAATTCTGGACTAGTTCTAGAATTAGATGTTTCAAATGACATTGCTTATAAAAAATCTAAAGAATTAATAGAAAAATTAAAAGAAAATAAAGAGAAAATTACTTCATATAGAATTAAAAATATGGGTGAAAAAAGTTCGGATCAATCATTTAAAGATATTTTAGCTGCGCTTCCTAAGGATATTCTACAATTAGAATTGTTCTTTTCAGATAAAGCAACAAATACGGCTAGTTTAATAGCTTTAGAAGATAAAAATATTAAAGATTTATCATTATATACTAGTGGAAACTCATTAAAAAAATCTTGATCATATAACCCATTAGCTTTAAGAAATACTACTTGAATAAATACAATTGATTATAATGTAAGTGGTGAATATTCAAAATATGCAAAAATTACAACTAGAATTACTTTTAATACATTAGCGTTTGATGAAATAGACTTTAAAGATGGTAGTTATGACAGAATAAATGATGGTTTAAGAATGGTTTATTATGCAAGAAACAATGAACCATTTTTCCAAGGTGGTCATGGTCCTGGATTAGATCCAGATAAAAAATTAGGTCAAAATAGTTATCCAACAGGTTTGGATTTTTCTAGAGTTACAGGTATTAAGTCATTAAAAGGTTTAAAATTTAATGATGAAGTAGATACTTCAAATGAGTCAAGAAAAATCACTGAATTAACTCTATTTAATAATCAAAATTATTTTGAAATTTCAGCTGCTGAGCTAAATGAGGCAAACTTAGAACATTTATCAACCGGGGAAGGAAATCCTGAAAAACCAAAGATCCATTTTAGTAATGGTAGTCAAACAACAAGCATAAGAATTTCTGGAACAACACAATTAACTGATGAAGGTAGAAAAAATTTAGATAAATATTTTGAATATAATGAAACACTTAGAAATTCAGGCAAACAAATTCAAGTACCTACTGGGTCTGAAAAACTAAGAAAACAATTAGAAGATTGAGGATATAGAGTTTCAACTTCATCTGATAGAGCATATACATAA